The following proteins are encoded in a genomic region of Sorangiineae bacterium MSr12523:
- a CDS encoding AgmX/PglI C-terminal domain-containing protein — MGSLPRSGLAGWIAVYVAAVLVVWPLPLVVIAIGAQVGGGLHFWQLFRNGGVYSYLCLGTHTLTMILLGVLGVSYITGRRIPGWLMFIVALGPFFVGVAGTSVSHRATLAVMREPAVSGFHATRMFAEGMAEARSSTILGTTMTAFALTMVALAALFRVASLDGRAIDLRKTRPSGAAMGIAGGVAVLGLLAGLGLRLALREIHALPGVLILLAAVGAAILAAFRAPLTALVDGDIVPTLLVLAVSTSGSALFLASSGSSLGLASTLHAISGESVDPWQRTAILAQGIAGAGACWTIGMVDALLLFGALLVPVLLSGGARRGLAPRLSLAAWAVAILFPIGATVAYAHAFSRDLATYARPRNYEAIAGLKLPAAQERWENADGSPALFVTRDGQLAIDASGGYEPPVPANADLLQRAFRRADERAALVVDAQTTYGVLLRAMAPVLAQTKGGDFRGYRLVLAAPAHEQARRKLPEPWTGLTGDDHGAIDLQFDRAEAPQLTITLEGASARALRPDGKSQIMPTGDTAADDQQRRSVFRSLLRGEDRVTRLLVVPRDEDTIATVVHILDSTHDLPRFLFSVTLGKAPHAATPAEPPPPSPPPPVAANTKPLVVNMHTGNIAVNGRLSADTIQRVTRQSYGRFRLCYDKGIADTPNLTGKVAVKFTISADGAVSNASDAGSDLRNDAVVQCIVRSFGNLSFPQPEGGGTVSVTYPVIFSASK, encoded by the coding sequence ATGGGGTCCTTGCCTCGAAGTGGACTGGCGGGCTGGATCGCGGTGTACGTGGCCGCGGTGCTCGTCGTTTGGCCGCTGCCGCTGGTGGTCATCGCCATCGGCGCCCAGGTTGGCGGTGGGCTCCACTTCTGGCAGCTCTTCCGAAATGGGGGCGTCTATTCGTACCTCTGCCTGGGCACGCACACGCTGACGATGATCCTGCTCGGCGTCCTCGGCGTCTCGTACATCACGGGGCGCCGCATCCCGGGCTGGCTCATGTTCATCGTGGCACTCGGCCCTTTTTTCGTGGGTGTCGCGGGGACGTCGGTGAGCCATCGCGCAACGCTGGCCGTGATGCGGGAGCCGGCGGTCAGCGGCTTTCATGCGACGCGCATGTTCGCCGAGGGCATGGCCGAAGCTCGCTCGAGCACCATCCTGGGCACCACCATGACGGCGTTCGCGCTCACCATGGTGGCCCTCGCCGCGCTTTTTCGCGTGGCCTCACTCGACGGGCGCGCGATCGATCTGCGCAAGACGCGCCCCTCGGGTGCGGCGATGGGCATCGCGGGCGGAGTCGCCGTGCTCGGATTGCTCGCCGGCCTCGGGCTGCGCTTGGCCCTGAGGGAGATCCACGCGCTGCCCGGCGTCCTCATTTTGCTCGCGGCGGTGGGCGCCGCCATTTTGGCCGCCTTCCGCGCGCCGCTCACGGCCCTCGTGGACGGAGACATCGTTCCGACGTTGCTCGTCCTCGCTGTCTCGACCAGCGGTTCGGCGCTCTTTCTCGCGAGCAGTGGCAGCTCGCTGGGCCTCGCATCCACGCTGCACGCCATTTCCGGCGAATCGGTCGACCCGTGGCAGCGTACGGCCATTCTGGCGCAGGGCATCGCGGGCGCGGGTGCATGCTGGACCATCGGCATGGTGGATGCGTTGCTCCTGTTCGGGGCCCTGCTCGTTCCCGTGCTTCTCTCGGGCGGTGCACGCCGGGGCCTCGCACCGCGGCTCTCGCTGGCGGCATGGGCCGTGGCCATCCTTTTCCCCATCGGGGCCACCGTGGCGTATGCCCACGCCTTCTCCAGGGACCTCGCCACGTACGCGCGACCGCGAAACTACGAGGCCATCGCCGGCCTGAAGCTCCCCGCGGCGCAGGAAAGGTGGGAGAACGCCGACGGAAGCCCTGCCCTTTTCGTCACGCGCGATGGGCAGCTCGCCATCGATGCCTCGGGCGGATACGAGCCCCCCGTCCCCGCAAATGCCGACCTCCTTCAGCGTGCGTTCCGCCGTGCGGATGAACGCGCCGCGCTCGTCGTCGACGCCCAGACGACGTACGGCGTGCTCCTTCGAGCCATGGCGCCGGTGCTCGCACAAACCAAGGGTGGCGACTTTCGCGGTTACCGACTCGTGCTCGCAGCGCCCGCCCACGAGCAAGCGAGGCGCAAGCTTCCCGAACCGTGGACCGGCCTCACGGGCGACGACCATGGTGCGATCGATCTGCAATTCGATCGTGCGGAAGCCCCGCAGCTGACCATCACGCTCGAGGGAGCCTCGGCCCGTGCGCTCCGGCCCGACGGAAAGAGCCAGATCATGCCCACCGGGGACACCGCCGCGGACGATCAACAGCGCCGCAGCGTCTTCCGGTCGCTCCTTCGCGGGGAAGACCGCGTGACACGCTTGCTCGTCGTACCGCGCGACGAAGATACGATTGCAACCGTGGTGCACATACTGGACTCGACCCACGATCTTCCGCGGTTCCTCTTCTCCGTGACGTTGGGCAAAGCGCCGCACGCCGCCACCCCGGCCGAGCCTCCTCCTCCATCGCCGCCGCCGCCCGTCGCCGCCAACACGAAGCCGCTGGTCGTGAACATGCACACGGGCAACATCGCCGTGAACGGCCGGCTTTCCGCCGACACCATCCAGCGCGTCACCCGTCAGAGTTACGGCCGCTTTCGCCTCTGCTACGACAAGGGCATCGCCGACACCCCCAATTTGACCGGCAAGGTCGCCGTCAAATTCACCATTTCGGCGGACGGCGCCGTGTCGAATGCCTCCGACGCCGGCTCCGATCTTCGCAACGATGCCGTCGTACAATGCATCGTGCGCAGCTTCGGCAATCTAAGCTTTCCCCAGCCCGAGGGCGGCGGCACCGTCTCCGTCACCTACCCCGTCATCTTCTCGGCGTCGAAATAA